ATAGATCTTACCCCTTTACATATCCACTGGCAGTAACCTGCCGTAATAGTTTTGAAATACACCCAATAGCATTCTTTTTATTCAAACCAATAAACGGAGTCATCCATTCTATGAAGTTCAACCCTTTGATCAATGGCTGGCTGCCCCCCAACAAGACGACCTGTAACTCGAGGACCTTCATCTAAGTCCACTAAAATAATGTGATAAGGAGCTTGTGAAGCAAACTTTTCTGGTGCTATATAGATCGTTGTAAAGGAATAAATTTTACCTGTTCCACTTACCTTGGTTTCAACTAGTTCCTCACTGTAGCAATGAGGACAAACATACTTGGGAGGAACGGAGACGTTTTTACAACCTTCACAAGATAATAATGTCATATCCATGATTACATCCCCTTTCCTTCAAAAATGTGGACAATCGAATACGCTCCAGTTCCCCCTAGATTTTGCGCCAATCCAATTCTCGCTCTTTCGACTTGATTGACCGATGTCCCTCGGAGTTGACTTACAATTTGTACAATTTGGGATACACCTGTAGCTCCAATCGGATGACCACGCGAGAGTAACCCTCCACTCGTGTTGACAGGGACCTTCCCACCATGTTTTGTTAAACCATTTTCAATGGCTTTCCACCCGGATCCTTTTTCAAAGAAACCTAAATCTTCAATAGCCAGAATCTCGGTCATGGCGAAACAATCATGAAGTTCTACTACATCAATGTCGTCCGGACCAAGCCCTGCTCGTTCATATGCCTGGCGTGCGCTTTCCCGAATAGCCCCGATACTTAATAGGTCGGGAATATCCTGCATAAGCGGTGGTCCTGATGCTTGACCGGATGCAATTACTTTAATCCCTTGATCTCCCGCGGTAATAACGACAGCTGCCGCTCCATCGGTAATCGGTGAACAGTGGAATAAACCAAGAGGTGCCGTGACTGGATGCGCCTGCATGATTTCTTCCAGTGTGGTTTCTTTTCTAAACTGTGCCTTCGGATTATTCATGGCATACTCTCGATTTTTCAGGGCAACCATGGCAAGGTGTTCTTTACCCGCTCCGTACTCGTACATATATCGATTTGCAACAACCCCAAAAAATCCCGGGAAAGTGAGACCCGATACTCCTTCATTTGAATCATTATCCATCGCCGAATTAATCGCTTGAGTAACCAGGCTTGTAGGTGCATGGGTCATTTTCTCAACACCTACAACTAGCACAGTATTATATATACCTGCAGCTACCATCTGATAAGCTTGACGGAATGCAATGCCCCCGGATGCACAGGCACCTTCTGTTTTTGCTGCTGGTATAGATCCTAATCCTAGTTCTCTAGCTAAGATTGAACCCATAATTTCCTGTCCCGCTAACTGTCCGCCTAGAAAATTCCCTACATAAATCGCATCTACCTTAGGCCTTCCCGCATCCAACAATGCCTCACGGCAAGCCGCTAAAGCAAGTGATTTTAAGGAAGATTCATGCTTTCCAAATCTGGTCATCCCCAATCCCGTAACAGAAACATTCCTCATACCTTACCCTCCAATATTCTTTCTATCCCAATGCCAGACGCTACTATCATCACCTCCACGATACTTGACTTCACTTATACCTAAGAATTTGCTTTGAATCCTTCTTCATTTCTTTGCCGTAGAACTTGTTTCTGAATCTTTCCGACTGAGGTACGAGGAAATTCAGAAATAAACTCAATGGAATCCGGAACTTTGAATTTTGCCAATCGTTCACGACAGTAGGAAAGGAGCTCCTCTTCTGATATGTCATGATTATTATGTAAAATGACATAAGCCTTAATCGCTTCATCGCGCATCGGATCGGGAATGCCAATTACGGCTGCTTCATATACACTCGGATGTTCTGCAAGAACACTCTCAACCTCGTTTGCCGCAACATTTTCGCCTGCTCGTTTAATCATATCCTTAATTCGGTCAACAAAGTAAAAGTAACCGTCATCGTCAATCCGTGCATTATCTCCTGTGTACAGCCATCCATCTCTCAGTGCTTCTGCCGTTGCCACCGGGTTCTTAAAATACCCTTTCATCAAAGTACGACCCGGTATTCCTTTCACAACGATTTGTCCCACTTGCCCTGTAGGTACTTCCTTTCCTTCTTCATCAACCACTTTCACTTCATAACCAATAGTCGGCCTGCCGATACTCATGTTTTTACGGATCCCATCTATAGGATTCATCAAGGGAACTCCAACGGTTTCCGTCATTCCGTACATCTGTAATAAAGAAACATTATACTTGTCCTCAAACATCGTTAATTGCTCCTGTGTAACCGATTGAGCGAACCAGATGATCCTTAATGAATTATCTTGGTCTGCAGGATCATAATTCTGGGCGAGAATCATCCTGATCGGTGCAGCAAATAAAGAGCCGACCGTCGCCCCAAGTCGTTTTGCCTGTTTGAAATAACGGGAAGCACTAAACCGCTCTGTAATCGCAATGCTAGCCCCTACAACAAAGGCTGACATAGCCGAATAGTATTGGGCATTACCATGAAACAGAGGAAGAACTATGAATTGCCTATCATCTGGTGATAAGCGAATTGACTTTGACATCACTTCTCCTGTAAACAGGTAGTTCGCGTGAGTGATCTGAACCCCTTTAGGCTTGGATGTGGTGCCCGATGTATAAAGCATTGCAGCAACATCTTCCGAATCCAAAGGAATTTTTGGAATTTCTGGCTTAGCTTTTGCTATCAACTGATTCATGTTTTGATCTACATAATCGTCCCCTTCATAACGGGTCAGCAGAATTTCCTGCAGATGCGGTAATCTGCTACGTATACCTGTGAACTTTTCCAAATACTCTTCTTCTGTGATAAGTAAAATGGATTCCGAGTGATTCAAGACATACTCCATTTCGTCTGCTGTGGATAAAATATTCGTTGGAACCATAATGGCTCCGATATTAGCCAAGGCAAACCATGAGGTCATAAATTCCAGACAATTTGGCAGGTGCAATGTTACATGATTCCCTTTCGTTACACCAAGATCCAAGAATACTCGACTCAGACGATTGACTTGATCAGCAAATTCGCCATAAGTTAATTTAAAATTCCTTTGCTCTTGATCCTCAAAAAGGAGAAAAGTTTTATCCCGATGCATAGCGGTTTTCTCATTTAATAAATCGCGCAGAGTTTTATTTCCAATAATGTCCACAGTATCCTCCTTAACCGCATTAAGCGGAATTCATTACCCACAATGAAAGCGCTCTCACGCGAGCGAATAAAGCACATATTGAAATTACAAACCACAGTCAGAGACTATAGTCTCTTAAGGGAATTCTAGATTAACCATTTTAATTTGTCAATATATTTCAAATCTTACATAACTTATTCTTTTTATAATGTAGTTCAAAAATCTAGGTTTTGGCTCTAAAACATGCATGCAAATATACTTCATGTTAAAATGATCAAAAAATACCTCTAATAATAAATAGACAACCTATTTCCGCAATTTTAATTTCATGAATTCTCAGTTTTTAAAAAGGAGAATTGTAATGTCGCATTTAACTCCCAGACAGATAAAAGCCCAACAAACGAAAAAGAGAATACTGGAAACTGCTTTGGATCTTTTTAGCAAAAAAGGGTTCGATCACGTCACTGTTGATGAAATTGTAAATAAAAGCAAGACATCAAAGGGTGCGTTTTATGTACACTTTAAATCAAAATACGAGATCTTCCTTGAAAAGTTCAAAGAAATTGATGACTTCTATGCTACTTTTATTCGGTCACTACCTGCAGGAACAAGCTCTCATGAAAAAATACTTCGTTTAACTGAATCCCAAATGATTTATCTAAGAGATTGCTTGGGAAAAGATCTGATAAGGACTGTTTATATGAGCGCCTTAATTCCGAATCCGGCTAATTACTTCTCGAATACGGACAGGGAACTCTATAAGATTGTTCATTCATTTGTTAAAGAAGGACAGGAAGCAGGAGAAATCAAAAAAGAGCTTTCATCCAGTGAGATTACCATGTTGATTACTCGCTGTATGCGTGGAACACTTTACGATTGGTGTTTGTTTGAAGAAAGTTTTGATCTATTAGCTGAAAGTCAAAAGTTCATCCGCGTTGTTTTAGCAGGAATAAAGGCGTAATCTACTGTGTTTTGAAACTGAGAAGGTTACAAGCATGGAAAAAAGGTTACCTTACATTTTATGAACGGCTTGTCCATATTTGCTTACATCTTCTTTTGCATATTTCAAAACTTCACCAACGAAAAACTTGCATTCAAAGCGATTGTAACGCCGTTCTTTTGACATCGTTTCGTGTTTACAACGTGTTGACAATGTGCACCACCAGCCACAGGTTATGTTCAATCAGTACATTACGGAGTTTTCGTCACCTACGGTCATCAGCGTGAGGTGTTTCTCTTCATCCGTTTCGGGGAGCGGTTGAGGAAATGCATTGGAACATGGCGCCACGTCCCCAGATTCGGAGTTGGATTCTTTTTTAGGAGATGAAAGAGTTGTGATTGCCTGAGATCAGCGCCCTTCACAATGCGGGTAACGTGAAATACGGGAGTTTAATTTCGGCTCGGCCAGGAGCACAAATTTCGCCGTTTTGGTTGATCTCTTGTAAGTCCACCACCACAATTCCGCTACCGTCCTCCCTTTTCTTCTCTACAACGATTCCATGACAAGTTAAAATATCGCCCGGAACTGCGAACCGTTTAACAGTAACCGTTAAACTCTTTAATTCTCCGCAGGGCCCGGCCCAATCCGTACAAAG
The sequence above is a segment of the Effusibacillus dendaii genome. Coding sequences within it:
- a CDS encoding Zn-ribbon domain-containing OB-fold protein, with translation MDMTLLSCEGCKNVSVPPKYVCPHCYSEELVETKVSGTGKIYSFTTIYIAPEKFASQAPYHIILVDLDEGPRVTGRLVGGQPAIDQRVELHRMDDSVYWFE
- a CDS encoding hotdog family protein encodes the protein MTARTPTFEQVEVGYQLPPLIRKPTYVKLFRYSAITWNAHRIHYDQNYAKEEGYPDVLVQSHLHGAFLTQLCTDWAGPCGELKSLTVTVKRFAVPGDILTCHGIVVEKKREDGSGIVVVDLQEINQNGEICAPGRAEIKLPYFTLPAL
- a CDS encoding thiolase domain-containing protein — protein: MRNVSVTGLGMTRFGKHESSLKSLALAACREALLDAGRPKVDAIYVGNFLGGQLAGQEIMGSILARELGLGSIPAAKTEGACASGGIAFRQAYQMVAAGIYNTVLVVGVEKMTHAPTSLVTQAINSAMDNDSNEGVSGLTFPGFFGVVANRYMYEYGAGKEHLAMVALKNREYAMNNPKAQFRKETTLEEIMQAHPVTAPLGLFHCSPITDGAAAVVITAGDQGIKVIASGQASGPPLMQDIPDLLSIGAIRESARQAYERAGLGPDDIDVVELHDCFAMTEILAIEDLGFFEKGSGWKAIENGLTKHGGKVPVNTSGGLLSRGHPIGATGVSQIVQIVSQLRGTSVNQVERARIGLAQNLGGTGAYSIVHIFEGKGM
- a CDS encoding TetR/AcrR family transcriptional regulator gives rise to the protein MSHLTPRQIKAQQTKKRILETALDLFSKKGFDHVTVDEIVNKSKTSKGAFYVHFKSKYEIFLEKFKEIDDFYATFIRSLPAGTSSHEKILRLTESQMIYLRDCLGKDLIRTVYMSALIPNPANYFSNTDRELYKIVHSFVKEGQEAGEIKKELSSSEITMLITRCMRGTLYDWCLFEESFDLLAESQKFIRVVLAGIKA
- a CDS encoding AMP-binding protein codes for the protein MDIIGNKTLRDLLNEKTAMHRDKTFLLFEDQEQRNFKLTYGEFADQVNRLSRVFLDLGVTKGNHVTLHLPNCLEFMTSWFALANIGAIMVPTNILSTADEMEYVLNHSESILLITEEEYLEKFTGIRSRLPHLQEILLTRYEGDDYVDQNMNQLIAKAKPEIPKIPLDSEDVAAMLYTSGTTSKPKGVQITHANYLFTGEVMSKSIRLSPDDRQFIVLPLFHGNAQYYSAMSAFVVGASIAITERFSASRYFKQAKRLGATVGSLFAAPIRMILAQNYDPADQDNSLRIIWFAQSVTQEQLTMFEDKYNVSLLQMYGMTETVGVPLMNPIDGIRKNMSIGRPTIGYEVKVVDEEGKEVPTGQVGQIVVKGIPGRTLMKGYFKNPVATAEALRDGWLYTGDNARIDDDGYFYFVDRIKDMIKRAGENVAANEVESVLAEHPSVYEAAVIGIPDPMRDEAIKAYVILHNNHDISEEELLSYCRERLAKFKVPDSIEFISEFPRTSVGKIQKQVLRQRNEEGFKANS